AATGATCTGGATCGTGAAACCGCACCGCGTTTTCAGTCAATCATCTTTGCCGAACAAGATTGGTTGAATATCCCCATTTCTTCAGGGATCAAATGGATGCGGCAATGATATATCGTTTATCCCACAGCACTTCCTAAATTTCAGACTTCCTGTTATGTTGAGCTCAACATAACAGGAAGTCTGAACATAGTAACCGGACAGGTTGGTCAATTCCCGGATGGCAAAACCATTTTCGTAAACGGTGCTCATCTTGCGCCTGCCTCTATGCTTGCCCATTCCGGTCTACTTTGGTTATATTCATTCCGAAGTGAAAGTAATTGAATCAAGTCTCTCCCCGCCCATTTATAGAAGTAAAAGACGCTATGAGTAAGAAAAACCATCCAGAACACGAGTTGCCTCAGCCCGCTGCGGAAGAGCCCACCCCTGTATTGACGCCTGTTGTCGAACCCGTCGTCGAATCACCGGCCATCGAGCCTAAAGATCAGGAAATTGCCACGCTGAAGGATCGCCTCCTACGCCTGCAAGCTGATTTTGATAACTTCCGCAAGCGCACCCTGCGGGATCGCGAAGACATGTCACGTCGGGCGGCAGAAAAACTTCTTCACGACCTGCTCCCCATCGTGGATCATCTCGAAATGGGTCTGGAAGCAGCCCGCCACCATCACATCAAACATAGCGTCCTCGAGGGCTTTGAAGGCATCCTGAAACAATTTCAAACAAACCTTGAAAAAGCCGGCGTGACCCCAATCGAGACCAAGGATCAGGCTTTTGATCCAAATTACCATGAATGTGTCACCCAAATTGCCTCCGAGGAACACCCTGAAGGCGTCATCATCGACGAGACGCGTAAGGGCTATAAACTCGGCACCTACCTCCTTCGCGCCTCACAAGTGATTGTCTCAACCGGACCGGCGAAGGCCAGCAGTCAGAACTCGGAAGACAGTAACCAGCAGGCAGGCGACAGCGGGCAGTCAACAGAATCCTGATTATTGAATTCTGTCTTCATTACAAACGAGTCAGATCTTCATGCGCTTCATCACGGGGATTGATGTGAATCATCACGTCCCCGATGTTCGGAAACTGGCCAAATAAATGACTTTTAACGCTGGCGGCAATATCATGGGACTGCTTGACCGTCATTAATGGATCCATTTCCAGCTTCAAATCCACAATCACATATTGGCCGGAGCGGCGCCCGCGGATTTCATGAATTCCGGCCACCCCGTCAACACCGGCAGCCG
Above is a genomic segment from bacterium containing:
- a CDS encoding nucleotide exchange factor GrpE translates to MSKKNHPEHELPQPAAEEPTPVLTPVVEPVVESPAIEPKDQEIATLKDRLLRLQADFDNFRKRTLRDREDMSRRAAEKLLHDLLPIVDHLEMGLEAARHHHIKHSVLEGFEGILKQFQTNLEKAGVTPIETKDQAFDPNYHECVTQIASEEHPEGVIIDETRKGYKLGTYLLRASQVIVSTGPAKASSQNSEDSNQQAGDSGQSTES